In Wenyingzhuangia fucanilytica, the following are encoded in one genomic region:
- a CDS encoding YicC family protein → MIQSMTGYGKAIVQLPTKKVTIEIKSLNSKNLDLNVRIPQYYREKEIDVRKTIANTVVRGKVDFSIYVEMTAEVSQTKVNVNVVADYMNQLKQIATGTDVELLDMAMRLPDTLKTEREELDPEEWVLIEKGVEEAIAALVQFRKDEAESLEIDFRERIQNIQNLAIEVNQHDDARMEAVKLKLRKAIDDLQVTVDENRFEQELIYYLEKLDINEEKVRLANHLEYFIKELNNQVSDGKKLGFIVQEIGREINTTGSKSNYAPMQQVVVQMKNELEKIKEQILNVL, encoded by the coding sequence ATGATACAGTCAATGACAGGATATGGGAAAGCAATAGTACAATTGCCTACCAAAAAGGTTACTATCGAAATTAAATCTTTAAATAGTAAAAATTTAGATTTAAATGTACGTATACCTCAATATTACAGAGAAAAAGAAATTGATGTTCGTAAAACCATAGCAAATACAGTTGTTAGAGGTAAAGTTGATTTTTCTATTTATGTAGAAATGACTGCAGAAGTTTCTCAAACCAAAGTAAATGTAAATGTGGTGGCTGATTATATGAATCAGTTAAAACAAATAGCTACAGGTACAGATGTTGAGTTGCTAGATATGGCGATGAGATTGCCAGATACTTTAAAAACGGAACGCGAAGAATTAGACCCAGAAGAATGGGTGTTGATTGAAAAAGGGGTAGAAGAAGCTATTGCTGCTTTGGTGCAATTCCGTAAAGATGAAGCAGAGTCTTTGGAAATAGATTTTAGAGAGCGTATTCAAAATATTCAGAATTTAGCCATTGAAGTTAATCAACATGATGATGCTAGAATGGAAGCTGTAAAATTAAAATTACGCAAAGCTATTGATGATTTACAAGTAACAGTTGATGAAAATAGATTTGAGCAAGAGTTGATTTACTATCTAGAAAAATTAGATATTAACGAAGAAAAAGTGCGTTTGGCAAATCACTTAGAATATTTTATCAAAGAGTTAAATAACCAAGTTTCTGATGGTAAAAAACTAGGATTTATTGTTCAAGAAATTGGTAGAGAAATTAATACTACAGGATCAAAATCTAACTACGCTCCAATGCAACAAGTTGTGGTGCAAATGAAGAATGAGTTAGAAAAAATTAAAGAACAGATATTAAACGTTTTATAA
- a CDS encoding C40 family peptidase: protein MNKIKNFIFFITLVSLVYSCKTVTYIQPKRTDRIIKTAKGFQGTKYKRGGVDKNGMDCSGLVYASFLENGIKMPRTSLAQSNLGQEIPIKKIAAGDLLFFKTLNSNHINHVGIVVSNNQKNINFIHAAFEGVITSSIQEPYWNKAFISAKRIINAKNPNSNQPITHKVKAGDTLYEISRTYHTSVQNIKELNHLKSDKITIGMILKVL from the coding sequence ATGAATAAAATAAAAAACTTTATTTTTTTTATCACTCTAGTCTCACTGGTTTATTCCTGTAAGACGGTTACTTATATTCAACCTAAAAGAACCGATCGAATTATAAAAACTGCTAAAGGTTTTCAAGGAACAAAGTACAAAAGAGGCGGTGTAGACAAAAACGGAATGGATTGTTCTGGTTTGGTATATGCCAGTTTTTTAGAAAATGGAATTAAAATGCCTAGAACCTCTCTAGCACAATCTAACCTAGGACAAGAAATTCCTATTAAAAAAATTGCAGCAGGAGATCTTTTATTCTTTAAAACTTTAAATTCTAATCACATCAATCATGTGGGAATTGTAGTTTCTAACAACCAAAAAAACATCAATTTTATACATGCTGCTTTTGAGGGAGTTATTACCTCATCCATCCAAGAGCCATATTGGAACAAGGCTTTTATATCAGCAAAAAGAATTATCAATGCTAAAAACCCTAACAGCAATCAACCTATTACACACAAAGTAAAAGCTGGAGATACTTTGTATGAAATTTCTAGAACCTACCACACCAGCGTGCAAAACATCAAAGAACTTAATCATTTGAAAAGTGATAAAATTACCATCGGAATGATTTTGAAAGTTTTATAA
- a CDS encoding glycosyltransferase family 9 protein — protein MDQKHILVIRMSAMGDVAMTVPVIKTLISQHPDIKITVVSKGFLSPLFEDIEQVHFFTADVRGKHRGFKGIYKLYKELKSLNLDAVADLHNVLRSKLLRTFFKLDGTKVAFINKGRAEKKALTSLKNKVFKPLTSTHQRYADVFSLLGFSVDLEKPSLKNKEVLTKELKDLFNYQPDEKIIGIAPFAAHQGKKYPLELIEQVIETLSKQHKVLLFGGGKQEVEVLNNITQKHSNTFSMAGKIKLKQELAIISNLSVMISMDSGNGHFSALYGIPTITIWGATHPYAGFAPFHQEDNCLTADRKKYPLLPTSVYGNKIISGYENVMETISPKAIIYKVLSTII, from the coding sequence ATGGATCAAAAACATATTTTAGTTATTAGAATGTCTGCTATGGGAGATGTTGCAATGACCGTACCCGTGATTAAAACATTAATTTCTCAACATCCAGATATTAAAATCACGGTTGTTTCAAAAGGATTTTTAAGTCCTCTTTTTGAAGACATAGAACAAGTTCATTTTTTCACCGCTGATGTAAGAGGAAAACACCGAGGTTTTAAAGGGATTTATAAACTTTATAAAGAATTAAAATCTTTAAACCTTGATGCTGTTGCCGATTTACACAACGTACTCCGCTCTAAACTTTTAAGAACTTTTTTTAAGTTAGATGGAACCAAAGTGGCATTTATTAACAAAGGAAGAGCCGAGAAAAAAGCACTAACCTCATTAAAAAACAAAGTTTTTAAACCTTTAACAAGTACACATCAACGCTATGCTGATGTATTTTCACTATTAGGATTTTCTGTTGATTTAGAAAAACCAAGTTTAAAAAACAAAGAAGTTCTTACTAAGGAGTTAAAAGATTTATTTAACTATCAACCTGATGAAAAAATTATTGGAATTGCTCCTTTTGCCGCACATCAAGGAAAAAAATATCCTTTAGAATTAATAGAACAGGTTATAGAAACTTTAAGTAAACAACATAAAGTTTTATTGTTTGGTGGAGGAAAACAAGAAGTTGAAGTCTTAAACAACATCACCCAAAAACACAGCAATACTTTTTCTATGGCAGGAAAAATAAAACTAAAACAAGAACTTGCCATTATTAGCAACTTATCAGTTATGATAAGTATGGATAGCGGTAACGGACATTTTTCTGCTTTATACGGAATTCCAACCATCACCATTTGGGGCGCCACACATCCTTATGCCGGTTTTGCTCCCTTTCATCAAGAAGACAATTGCTTAACCGCTGATAGAAAGAAATATCCTTTATTACCAACATCGGTTTATGGAAATAAAATAATTTCTGGCTACGAAAACGTTATGGAAACTATTAGCCCTAAAGCCATCATTTATAAAGTTTTATCAACAATTATTTAG
- the rlmN gene encoding 23S rRNA (adenine(2503)-C(2))-methyltransferase RlmN, which produces MSKKDIRALSKDQLREFFVTNGDKAFRGNQVYEWLWSKSAHTFDDMTNLSKQTRDMLDSNFTINHIEVDNMQRSKDGTVKNAVKLHDGLIVESVLIPTDSRTTACVSSQVGCSLDCEFCATARLKRMRNLNADEIFDQVAAINKESLKTHKHKLSNIVYMGMGEPLMNYNNVLKSIEMITSDEGLGMSPKRITVSTSGLPKMIKKLADDEVKFNLAVSLHSAIEETRNKIMPFSKNFPLTDLRESLEYWYAKTQSRITYEYVVWRDINDKQEDINALVKFCSYVPCKVNLIEYNPIDDGKYQQASNKAIDDYVYILEKNGIVVNVRRSRGKDIDAACGQLANKS; this is translated from the coding sequence ATGTCTAAAAAAGATATCAGAGCCCTTAGCAAAGATCAATTAAGGGAATTTTTTGTAACAAACGGAGACAAGGCCTTTAGAGGAAACCAAGTCTACGAGTGGTTGTGGTCTAAATCTGCCCATACTTTTGATGACATGACTAACCTATCTAAACAAACTAGAGATATGTTAGATAGCAACTTTACCATTAACCATATTGAAGTAGACAATATGCAACGTAGTAAAGATGGTACTGTTAAAAATGCTGTAAAACTACACGATGGTTTAATTGTAGAATCTGTATTAATCCCTACCGATTCTAGAACCACCGCTTGTGTATCTAGCCAAGTAGGTTGTAGTTTAGATTGTGAATTCTGTGCTACTGCTCGTTTAAAAAGAATGAGAAATTTAAATGCTGATGAAATTTTTGATCAAGTAGCGGCCATCAACAAAGAAAGTCTTAAAACCCACAAACACAAACTATCTAATATTGTGTATATGGGAATGGGAGAACCTTTGATGAACTACAACAACGTACTAAAATCTATAGAAATGATTACTAGTGATGAAGGTTTGGGAATGTCTCCAAAACGTATCACTGTTTCTACTTCTGGATTACCAAAAATGATTAAAAAACTAGCTGACGATGAAGTAAAATTCAATTTAGCAGTTTCATTACACTCTGCAATTGAAGAAACAAGAAATAAAATCATGCCTTTTTCTAAAAACTTTCCGTTAACAGACTTACGTGAATCATTAGAATATTGGTACGCAAAAACACAAAGCAGAATTACTTATGAATATGTTGTTTGGAGAGATATTAACGATAAGCAAGAAGACATTAATGCTTTGGTAAAATTCTGTTCTTACGTTCCGTGTAAAGTGAATTTAATAGAATACAATCCTATTGATGACGGAAAATATCAACAAGCAAGTAATAAAGCTATTGATGATTATGTTTACATTTTAGAAAAAAATGGAATTGTAGTCAATGTTCGTAGATCTAGAGGAAAAGACATTGATGCTGCATGTGGACAGTTGGCGAATAAAAGCTAA
- the aroA gene encoding 3-phosphoshikimate 1-carboxyvinyltransferase, with the protein MAHADIGTKFLKKYNGTVNDSFQITGSKSESNRLLILQALYPSINISNLSNSDDTNLMQNALKSTEKEINIGHAGTTMRFLTSYFAVKPNSEIILTGSARMQERPIKILVDALRSLGAKIEYVKNDGFPPLKITGSNLTANKVKIDGSVSSQYISSLLLIAPTLPDGLTIEFEGKITSIPYIQMTLSLLNDLGVSTNFEGQFITVNPTQEIKNTEFTVESDWSSASYSYGLVALTENGKLDISSYKQNSLQGDSVLQEIYKEFGVTTTFNDHTITLEKVKNFTLPKRVEFDLVKAPDIAQTIAVTAFGLGVECHMTGLHTLKIKETDRIIALYNELTKLGATIEYTDETLTVKAFNGTINSDVHIATYNDHRMAMAFAPLLLKTNINIDDAGVVSKSYPSFWDDFERFQ; encoded by the coding sequence ATGGCACATGCAGATATAGGAACAAAATTCCTTAAAAAATATAACGGAACCGTAAATGATTCTTTTCAAATAACAGGTTCTAAAAGCGAAAGTAACCGTTTGTTAATTTTACAAGCGTTATACCCTAGCATCAACATTAGCAACCTTTCTAATTCTGATGATACCAACTTAATGCAAAACGCATTAAAATCAACAGAAAAAGAAATTAACATAGGACACGCAGGAACTACTATGCGTTTTTTAACTAGCTATTTTGCTGTAAAACCAAACTCAGAAATTATTTTAACAGGATCTGCAAGAATGCAAGAACGTCCTATTAAAATTTTAGTTGATGCTTTGCGTTCTTTAGGAGCCAAAATAGAATATGTTAAAAATGATGGGTTTCCTCCTTTAAAAATTACAGGGTCTAATTTAACAGCCAACAAAGTAAAAATTGATGGAAGCGTAAGTAGCCAATATATTTCTTCTTTATTATTAATTGCTCCTACCTTACCAGATGGATTAACTATTGAATTCGAAGGAAAAATTACTTCAATCCCTTACATTCAAATGACTTTAAGTTTGTTGAATGATTTAGGAGTTTCTACCAATTTTGAAGGACAGTTCATTACCGTTAATCCAACTCAGGAAATTAAAAACACTGAATTTACTGTGGAATCTGATTGGAGTTCTGCTTCTTATTCTTACGGATTGGTAGCATTAACAGAAAATGGAAAATTAGACATTTCATCATACAAACAAAATAGTTTACAAGGAGATTCTGTTTTACAAGAAATTTATAAAGAGTTTGGAGTTACGACCACTTTTAACGATCACACCATCACATTAGAAAAAGTTAAAAACTTTACGCTACCAAAACGTGTTGAGTTTGATTTGGTAAAAGCCCCAGACATTGCACAAACCATTGCTGTTACTGCTTTTGGATTAGGGGTAGAATGTCACATGACAGGTTTGCACACCTTAAAAATTAAAGAAACCGATAGAATTATTGCTTTATACAATGAGTTAACAAAGCTTGGTGCAACTATAGAATATACAGATGAAACTTTAACGGTAAAAGCTTTTAACGGAACTATCAATAGCGATGTTCATATAGCAACTTATAACGATCACCGAATGGCGATGGCTTTTGCCCCACTATTGTTAAAAACGAATATTAATATTGATGATGCTGGAGTGGTATCAAAATCTTACCCTAGTTTTTGGGATGATTTTGAAAGATTTCAGTAA
- the aat gene encoding leucyl/phenylalanyl-tRNA--protein transferase has translation MYLLDQNSVKFPHPTLANKDDILAIGGDLSTERLLTAYKQGIFPWYCDGEPIIWYSPAWRMVLDPRHYKPSKSLKQILKKNTFTVTFNQNFKEVIYNCKTINRYDGLGTWITDDMQQAYINLHQLGYAKSVEVWLDDELVGGLYGIDQGHVFCGESMFSKVSNASKIAFAWLNDYLVKNNYNLLDCQVHNDHLESLGAYEIPRQEFLDILSKKKL, from the coding sequence ATGTATTTATTAGATCAAAACTCTGTAAAATTTCCTCATCCCACTTTAGCTAATAAAGATGATATTCTTGCTATTGGAGGTGACTTATCTACAGAACGTTTACTAACAGCATATAAACAAGGTATTTTTCCTTGGTATTGCGATGGTGAACCTATTATTTGGTACAGTCCGGCATGGAGAATGGTGTTAGACCCAAGACACTACAAACCGTCTAAAAGCCTAAAGCAAATCCTTAAAAAAAATACTTTTACAGTTACTTTTAATCAAAACTTTAAGGAGGTTATTTACAACTGTAAAACCATTAACAGATATGATGGTTTAGGTACTTGGATTACCGATGATATGCAACAAGCCTATATCAACCTACATCAGCTAGGTTACGCAAAATCTGTAGAAGTTTGGCTGGATGATGAACTGGTTGGTGGTTTATATGGTATTGATCAAGGACATGTTTTTTGTGGCGAAAGTATGTTTAGTAAAGTTAGTAATGCCTCCAAAATTGCTTTTGCTTGGCTCAATGATTATTTAGTTAAAAACAATTATAATTTATTAGATTGCCAAGTACACAACGATCACTTAGAGAGTTTAGGGGCTTATGAAATTCCGAGACAAGAATTTTTAGACATTCTATCAAAAAAGAAGCTTTAA
- the thiS gene encoding sulfur carrier protein ThiS has protein sequence MITVKVNNLSKEISENSSVEQLLLQLSQPGNGIAVAINQQIISKSNWNQHQLNQGDDVLIIQATQGG, from the coding sequence ATGATAACCGTAAAAGTAAATAACCTTTCTAAAGAAATTTCAGAGAATAGTTCTGTAGAGCAATTGTTATTACAATTATCTCAACCAGGAAACGGAATTGCTGTAGCCATCAATCAACAAATTATTTCAAAATCTAATTGGAACCAACATCAACTAAACCAAGGAGATGATGTTTTAATTATACAAGCTACACAGGGAGGATAA
- a CDS encoding DUF3127 domain-containing protein — MQVSGKIKLINDTQTFGASGFRKRELVLTTDEQYPQMLMIEFVQDKVDILDAYKVGQDVTISINLRGREWINPQGEAKYFNSITGWRIEATAPAAQGGEAPATFETTSIAQNEEPDDLPF; from the coding sequence ATGCAAGTATCAGGAAAAATTAAGTTGATTAACGACACGCAAACATTTGGAGCAAGCGGATTTAGAAAAAGAGAATTGGTATTAACTACCGATGAGCAGTACCCACAAATGTTAATGATTGAGTTTGTACAAGATAAAGTAGATATTTTAGATGCTTACAAAGTAGGGCAAGACGTAACTATTTCTATTAACCTTAGAGGTCGTGAGTGGATTAACCCACAAGGAGAAGCTAAATATTTTAACTCTATTACAGGATGGAGAATTGAAGCTACTGCACCTGCTGCTCAAGGAGGTGAAGCACCTGCTACTTTTGAAACTACTTCTATTGCTCAAAACGAAGAACCAGACGATTTACCTTTCTAA
- a CDS encoding DMT family transporter: MSKRNLALLAVFSTAVFYGINYTLVKQVMPTFMSPFALVWVRIFAATLLFWITSFIVKPPELEKKDFLYVALLSIIAIVINILSFFKGLSLTTPINAAVIMVTTPILVFVFSLFILKEKLKLKRFLGIVIGLLGAYFLTTSGKKIETNAVNIPLGNALVFVNASGYALYLILAKKMIAKYHPITFVKWLYTFGLLFMTPVVFNEVLAIEWHHIPFDIYLIVGYVIVFATYFNFLFNLYGLKHLKPTTVSAFIYLQPVLATIFALLLGSDELSWSKTACALLVFTGVYMVTSKPNESKKKVTDK, translated from the coding sequence ATGTCAAAAAGAAATCTGGCTTTATTAGCTGTGTTTAGTACAGCGGTTTTTTATGGAATTAATTACACGCTTGTAAAACAGGTAATGCCAACTTTTATGAGTCCGTTTGCATTGGTTTGGGTGCGTATTTTTGCGGCAACGCTTTTGTTTTGGATTACTTCTTTTATAGTAAAGCCTCCGGAGTTAGAGAAAAAAGATTTTTTATATGTAGCACTTTTGTCTATCATAGCTATAGTTATTAATATTTTGTCTTTTTTTAAAGGCCTAAGTTTAACCACGCCTATTAATGCGGCAGTTATTATGGTAACTACGCCTATTTTAGTATTTGTTTTTTCTTTGTTTATTTTAAAAGAAAAATTAAAGTTAAAACGTTTTTTAGGGATTGTTATTGGTTTGTTGGGCGCTTATTTTTTAACAACTTCTGGTAAAAAAATAGAAACAAACGCCGTTAATATTCCTTTAGGAAATGCATTGGTGTTTGTAAATGCTTCTGGCTATGCTTTGTATTTAATTTTGGCTAAAAAAATGATTGCAAAATATCATCCCATCACTTTTGTAAAATGGTTATATACTTTTGGGTTGTTGTTTATGACTCCTGTAGTTTTTAATGAAGTGTTAGCCATAGAATGGCATCATATTCCTTTTGATATTTATTTAATTGTTGGTTATGTAATTGTGTTTGCTACATATTTTAATTTTCTATTCAATTTGTATGGCTTAAAACATTTAAAACCAACTACAGTAAGTGCTTTTATTTATTTACAACCTGTGTTAGCTACCATATTTGCGTTGTTGTTAGGGAGTGATGAACTTTCTTGGTCAAAAACAGCATGTGCATTGCTTGTGTTTACAGGGGTTTATATGGTTACTTCTAAGCCTAATGAGTCTAAGAAAAAAGTTACTGATAAGTAG
- the queA gene encoding tRNA preQ1(34) S-adenosylmethionine ribosyltransferase-isomerase QueA translates to MKLSAFHFDLPDELIAKHPAEYRDESRLMVLNRKEQTIEHKQFKDVIDYFDDGDLMILNNTKVFPARMYGNKEKTGARIEVFLLRELNAENRLWDVLVDPARKIRIGNKLFFGEDDSLVAEVIDNTTSRGRTLRFLYDGSYEEFREKLEELGETPIPKHLERDVEEEDAERFQTIYAKEEGAVAAPTAGLHFSKHLMKRLEIKGVDFSELTLHIGLGTFNPVEVEDLSKHKMDSEQMMVSEETCDAVNKAIDSKRRVCAVGTTVMRAIESTVSSNGRLNPYDGWTNKFIFPPYDFSIANAMITNFHPSKSTLMMQVAAFAGYDFLMKAYKEAIKEGYKFSTYGDAMLII, encoded by the coding sequence ATGAAGTTATCTGCATTTCACTTTGATTTACCTGATGAACTAATCGCAAAACACCCTGCGGAGTACAGAGATGAATCTCGTTTAATGGTTTTGAACAGAAAAGAACAAACCATAGAACACAAACAATTTAAAGATGTTATTGACTACTTTGATGATGGTGATTTGATGATTTTAAACAACACCAAAGTTTTTCCTGCTCGTATGTACGGGAATAAAGAAAAAACAGGTGCTAGAATTGAAGTTTTCTTATTACGTGAATTAAATGCTGAAAACCGTTTATGGGATGTATTAGTAGACCCTGCTCGTAAAATTAGAATCGGAAACAAATTGTTTTTTGGTGAAGATGATTCTTTAGTAGCTGAAGTAATCGATAATACAACTTCTAGAGGACGAACTTTGCGTTTCTTATACGATGGATCTTACGAAGAATTTAGAGAAAAACTAGAAGAATTAGGAGAAACACCAATTCCTAAACACTTAGAAAGAGATGTTGAAGAAGAAGATGCAGAGCGTTTTCAAACCATTTATGCAAAAGAAGAAGGTGCTGTTGCAGCTCCAACTGCTGGATTACACTTTTCTAAGCATTTAATGAAGCGTTTAGAAATTAAAGGAGTTGATTTTTCTGAATTAACTTTACATATTGGTTTAGGAACTTTTAACCCTGTTGAAGTTGAAGATTTATCTAAGCACAAAATGGATTCTGAACAAATGATGGTTTCAGAAGAAACTTGCGACGCAGTAAACAAAGCTATTGACTCTAAACGTAGAGTATGTGCGGTAGGTACAACTGTTATGCGTGCTATTGAATCTACAGTTTCATCAAACGGAAGATTAAATCCTTATGACGGATGGACAAATAAATTTATTTTTCCTCCTTATGATTTTAGTATTGCCAATGCAATGATTACTAACTTCCACCCTTCTAAATCTACCTTAATGATGCAGGTAGCTGCCTTTGCTGGTTATGATTTCTTAATGAAAGCTTACAAAGAAGCTATTAAAGAAGGATATAAATTTAGTACTTACGGAGATGCAATGTTGATTATCTAA
- a CDS encoding nucleotide pyrophosphohydrolase gives MDIKNAQLDVDKWIKEHGVRYFNELTNMAQLTEEVGEVARIIARRYGEQSEKESDKNKDLGEELSDVLFVLLCLANQTGVDLQTAFDAKLDLKTKRDHDRHHNNKKLQ, from the coding sequence ATGGATATTAAAAACGCACAACTTGACGTTGACAAATGGATAAAAGAACATGGAGTTCGTTATTTTAACGAACTGACAAACATGGCTCAATTAACCGAAGAAGTTGGAGAAGTAGCTAGAATTATTGCTCGCAGATACGGAGAACAATCAGAAAAAGAAAGCGATAAAAACAAAGATTTAGGAGAAGAATTATCCGATGTTTTATTCGTTCTTTTATGCTTAGCAAATCAAACAGGAGTAGATTTACAAACTGCTTTTGATGCTAAATTAGATTTAAAAACAAAACGTGATCACGATCGTCATCACAACAACAAAAAACTACAATAA